aTTGCTTCGTTTGATTTTTCAAGGATCGAAAGGATGTTTACTAGAGTCTAATGtaaatttggagaatattttgcTTCTCATGTGTTGTCAATGTTGACATGATTTCTCTAGTGGGTTGTATATGCTTATTGTCGTAGACTTGGTCTTGGTTAGcgttgcgactaccgtcttagcttcACATacccataacgtgctttggcacaaaccatttctaccTTTGCCCATTTACCATCCTTATTATCCtggatacatgtacttttgtctacactGTGAATGCATGCTAGTTTGGGAAATctttatcacattagattgcatgcatgtttcataagttgagtgagtgtttctacttctttctatctttacatataaaTCACCCATACTTATGAGTgtatgagtgaatccgcgagaattcgactaatttgtcttgcaagatcgaaaggtatttggcatttgtctatagtatagtgacatgagacttgagctactttttcaattacccgtacctttgaatttgttttattggtacaccttGGTCATTGCTTTGTTTCAGATGTGAATAgtttgggatttgtatgtgcatcaacattagctctaagttgtttatttgtcatttgtatgattgccttttgtattatgtgatgctttgcttgaggacaagcatagagatggtttgggggagtttgatgagtcataattatatgcatatttatgcctccccttagttacttttgatacggttttcgtgctaatttatattaattacatgccttttatgttaaatGTCGATACTTTTCCTATTttgtgtttaatgcaggaatgatgcatttaaggagcaaaggaatgaaatggacatcgcggagtgggcatgaaggaatacacggagcatggcacgagaatccagaagaataaaggaagagaaataaagaagacaacacgaagaaaagagctgaaacagaGAGGATACTCGATCAAGCCCGAGCAAGCTCGATCAACtggctatgtactcgatcgagtacacccaggctcgatcgagtacactttaTTCTCAGGATtttccgcaatttccttaagtcggttatgttttactataaatactcatTCGTACCCTATATTTATTTACGTCTTATTTTACTCTAGAACCCTCTTAAAAAAAACTCCTAGTttagttttattattattgttttcggATCTAAACACTCTTTAATTATGGTACTCTctaatccttctttatttattattaattcaagTTCTATCAATtgcttatttattattaattcaagTTCTATCAATTGCTTGTTATACAACTTTACATGCTTTCAATTATGTCttctataattattattattgttattactattagtatgcatagctaatttattcatctagggtgaatggggatctaggttgttagaagagGGATTAATTAATGAGTTGATAGTTAAAATTGCTTATTCGTTGTTTGTTCATGTTATTTTTCCTCATCTAGTAAATTAATTACTGGCCagggttaattgactagtatagcgaattgagactttcaccgaccgggttagaatcaGTATAGGCTACAataactgaatagagataatttaatgatagcgattgcatgttaaattagatctaaagggaatattgaatcgaccaatcatataaccttaaacaacatatatatctctatcaatgaattaaatcacacccCATATAATTACTTAGTGAACTTGATCCCTacactctttaatattattgaatttgtcTTTTAGTTTATCGCAATTAGTTttgaaatcaaacaaacaaaaccccataaaattgttacctttaagacgaacttaaatataaacaaactagattaattaacTCGCCTCCCAGTTGATTCGGCCCTTTCTTATTGCTAGCTACTAGTTAGTTGAGaatagtatttattttgataggccaacgactgaaaataaccttatcattaAGTAAGGTGACTTTTGACGTACATAttgaatgttgtgtttaatttaAATGTTGGTATGATAAAATATCATCTAGGTTACTGGTTTTACGAGTATTAAGTTGCTATTATTTGCATTGTTggtgtttaagttgttttgaagGAAAAATCGACTAGATATATTGTCCGTTTATCGATAagtcgtcttaaaactgtcataacttgagatatagacatgatattgatgtgattccaattggaagtgatagcttgttctcttatgaTTCTAACAATAGGTCAGATGCCCAAAAGACCAAGAAATGAGGGAGATATGACCATTTCACGAATACTAGacgttgctgagaactgcgtccggcactcgaccgagcggcccttactcgatcgagtggaccaccacactcaaccgagtgacccatactcggtcgagtgaacctttTCACTCCACCGAGCAACTTGAATACCTGTCTTACGTGCTTCTAATCtccatactcggtcaagtaaattGAGCAATCGATCTAGTGACCTCTTTTATGGacttatgcttatcttttgatctCTTTGCACGTCATATTGTTTAAAAagatgttattttgcttcttaATGTATTGTTTTACATATGTATTGGTTTTAATGCACGAGTTAGATGGATCTTATCATGTGGAGAGCATCATATTACGATTAGTATGGTTTGTGAGAAGGATGTGTGGTCCTATGTAATTATGAGGGATATAAGTAAAGTTGATGAGCTTAGTGATTCAAAGAGAAAGTTTTGCGACATATGCTGCATGATATTGGCGTGAGCTGGAGTATTGTAATAATGTTTGTTTACAGTCAAGTGGTAATGCGGGCATGGTGAGTATAAGAGTAAAGGAATGAAATGAGAGATATGAATGATCGCAATTTGGAATATGTAGGGATTAATGGAGGGAAGTGGTTTTGTCTATGTTGgctaaggatatatgtaatggaaagtATTTATTGAAGAATGGGAAAGAATGGTATATAGTGAGCTTAGATTGAGTATAACGCAGCATGGATTTATACATAGTTGATGTGTTTGGAAATTTGGATTACTAAGAGGCGAGTCTAGTTGTGTAAGTTCTTTGGAAAGGTAACGACAGGaggtgaattttgatttttatggaGATGTTAAacaaagatgtaaacaattaaagaGTAATCATTGATTGTTTGGACTTATTTGTAATAAGTCAGAATGAGTAGAATATTGAGAGAGATTAGTGATGAGAGTGAATGAGAAGTTATTGATACAAATTAATGGAATCTgacttttggagcaatgagaggGTAACTGAACTACCAAAGGGCTAAGTAGTAAGAGTGATGATTTTGAGTTGTTAAGTAGTGTTGGCAACTATAGTGGGAATATAAAGACTAATGCGAGTTGAGTGAATGTTGACATGAATTATGAGAGATGAATATACGGAAGTATGGTGGGGTGGGATACTATAATAACGATGTGAGTTAAGGGGTATATAAGAAATGAGGAACGACATGTTAGTCATGAGCTTTGAGGAATTaaaggagtaagaagttggtagagtatttgcatgTTATGAGGACTTTGGTGGTAAGCTAGGAGGAGAATCATGTGAGGTGTTTAATGACTTTTAGCGGTATTGTGGTAGCGACATGAGGTATGGTTATAAGTGCTTGCTGGTTTGTGATTGTTATTAGCATGGCTTAGGTGGTACGTTAACCAAGACGGAATTGGTATGGATATTGAGATAATTTCTTTGATATATCTAGTGGAGTTCGTTATTTGCGATGGTAACTGAAGATAGAAAAGGCGATTTTTATATTTAAAGGTGAGTGTAAGAGGGTAGTGATATGAATGATTAATTTGTCGTGGTGTTTCCTTTAGTGGCTCAGAGTAATGTCGTTAAATGTGAAAGTCAAGCGTTCTATAGAAGTTAGTAATGGCTGGAATGAGTTGTGAGGTTGTTATTATTTCTTGTCAAGAATGTTGTACTGGGACAGTGTTTATAGGATTGTATAAGGTGCAATGATTACCAATGTGGATGTTGTGTTATGGAttgtgatccgggcacggtactccATGTTGTGATATGGGTACCTTCGCACTGCGGTGCAGCTGTTGGTAACGGTGTTgcaatgccgtcatcggttgtagCGGGGGAGACGGAATGGTTGACAAACGAAATTTGAAATATTATGTTCTTTCTATTTTTCACATATGGGTTGGTGTCGTATTTTAATATAgttattttcttcaattttttaCTTGTGGGTGAAAGAGTAGAGTATATTATGGATGAGAATTTTATATACGGTCGTTCTGTTGACACATTTCCATCGATATTGTGTTCATGAGGCGtagttgttggagtacttttgagCTTGGTTTGGATGAATTATTTATAAACTTAGTAGCGACAAGTAGTTAGTGGAGTGTTGTGTCATATTGAGCTAGAAGTTGTAAGTGATACATAATCTTTTGTTGGCACAGTAGGGATGAGGTGTGAGGATGAGTACCATGTTAAAGTATGGACCAGTTTGGTAGCGATAGAAGAACTTTTTAAGGATCTCACTGGTGTGTAAGAATTTTTGGTCGTGTGTTATATATTTGGGATAGGTCTGTGAATTACGGGGGATATTTTGTGCAGTAATGTTGAAGAGTTATATTAGTGGATTATGTTAAGGATTTTATGGTAAATTTTAGGTGGTGAAAGGGATGATTGGAGGTATGGAAATTATTAGAGAGAGTATTGTGGATAGGGGAGTAGTGATCGGTGAGAATGTTAAAGCGATAACCGGTTATCAGTAAAACGGGATGGTGATAATAGAAATTTTGTggtatatgttgaggttttaACTGTTCATTGTAGAACTAAGGATGGACTTGTGGTTGATATCGTTACAAGTAATGGTTACGCTCGTGGTATTATGTATTTGAAATGAGTGGATATAGAGTAATGTTATAGGTATGTATGGAAAGTAAAAAAGTATCTCTCTCTAAAATCTCTCTCTTTTTTGAATGCTTGACCCTAATACGGGTCTCCCGCCGGAACCAACCACCTTCATACCACTCCTCCTCATCGTTCTGAACCCATCCTTAGAAACCATATCAACCACTTTCCACCGTTAGCCAAAAATGCAAAGAGAAAGACGATGCATATTAATGAGTTCAACGCGACTTCATCGTCCCACACTTTGTCCATCGAAGAGTCCTCTACCCAAGTAATGCAACCCGTCCAAAATGAAAGATCATCAATAATTTTGGCATACAAGGAAAAAGTTAAGAAGTTTGGCTCCGATTCATTTTCTGTCAATGATGTATCTTTAGATGATATTGATATTGAATCGGAAGATGATGTTGAATAAAATGGAGATGAAGAAGACAAGATGTGTCCTCATATTTCCCTCACCAAGAAGGAAAAGGCTATCCTCTGGAAACCTTGGAGACACTCTGTCATCATTAAGATATTCGATAAGAATATCGGATACCTATTGTTGATAAGAAAGCTACAAGCAAAATGGTCGGTTGTGGGTAAATTAACCCTAACCGACCTAACTAGCTCATATTATGTTGCACGATTTTCTCCAAGATATGATTATGAATTCATCATCACACAAGCACCTTGGATGATTGACAACCATTACTTGACAATTAGGAAATGGATGCCGAATTTTGTACCATCCGAGGACAGCATTAAGTATTTAACGGCTAGGGTTCGCATACCACATATTCCGGTTTGAATATTTTAATGAGACATTTTTGAAGAAGATAGGATCCAAGATAGGTAAGGTGGTTCGTATTGATAAAAATACAGCTTCTGCTGAGCGTGGTCaatttactcgattgagtgtcgAGGTGGACATATCAAAGCCACTACTGTCAAAGTTTCGAATGTATGGGAAGATATACACTATTCAATACGAAGGCCTGAAAATGATCTTTTTCAAGTGTGGGAGAATGGCTCATAATACAGAGTCTTGCGTAAAGGATAATGGAGTAGAAACTATAATGGATCATGATACTCGAAGTCAAGCGGCGGAGATCTCCCACTCGCCATCTAATAAAACCTCATTAGAGGCGGGTTCGCGTCCAGAGGAGAAAGTAGATTTCGGGGATTGGATGATGGTTCGAAAACCACCACGaagaaaacccgcgaatattcaAGGCCAGCGTGATCTGAATGCTGAGAAATCAATTTTTATTTTCGGCAATAGCTCAAAAACGGTAGGCTCAAGATTCGGTATATTATCAAATAACACAGAGATTTCCGAAATCCTaccaaatcaaaataatataCCTACCTCCTCAAATATTGTTATTCCCAATCCAAATATTTTGCAATCTACCAAAATTAAACATAGAATCTCAACCCttaataaacaaacaaataaacttctttctcaaaaaaaaaaaaaaaatcctccaAATCAACCAATAATATTACCATAGTTGAAAACAAATCCCTTCCTAATAATATCTCTATTCCACTTATCAATAATCCTATTATTCCATCCCCTGTTTTAAAAGATATACCAATATTCCCCTTATTTCCAAACAATCAAGCAACGTAATTCACTCAAATACAGTACCAACAACAAAACCTGTTCCACAGAAATCCCACATTCAATCTTCCTCGAGTTTTACTACTGCCTCACGCGATGGACCCATACCCATACTTCTCTTAGCTCGACCGCCCTCTACCTCAGCCCCGTTATCTCCCACAACACCCGCAATTCGAAGTGATCCCCCCGACATCGAGCGTGGAAATCTCGACGACCCCGGAGATGGACGCTCCCTATATGGGGGTGATGATATTGGAATGTCCGATAATGGACGTCAAGTTCGAACTAGCGAAGGACAAACCTTTGAGTCTAGCGATGGAACTGTCGATACCATGGAGTATTGACAAAATTCTTAAGCTTGTCAGTCTAGCATATCTATCTTCTTTAAACTATCTACCTGATTTTGTGAGTACTAGAATACCAAATTGTGTCCCAACCTACCCCATATCACGTATATGGTATGGAATGTACAAGGTACAGGAAGTAAGAAAAAAATTACCACAATTAAGGATGTGGTTACAACGTATAATCCTACCGTTCTTGTACTTGTTGAAACACATATGGGTGGAGAACATGCTGTTAAATTAGGCAATATTCTTGGGTATGATGGCCATTCGAGAGTTAATGCAATTGGGTTTAGTGGGGGTATTTGGTTGTATTGGAAGACTGAGTTAGTCTCGATACGCCCAGTGACAGAGCAATAGCAGTATATAACTATCGAAATATCGAGAAATGGGGAGTATTTGTGGTTCTTTTCAGCTGTATATGCTAGTCCAAATCCTACAAATCGACGAGAACTATGGGCTGAACTTGAAAATTTCGCAAGGCATAATAACACACTGTGGTTACTTGTAGGAGATTTTAACGAGATCCGTACGCTTAGTGAGAGACACGAGGGGATGATAATATGGCAAGAAGGTGTAATAATTTTAACAATTGGATCGCAATTAATTTAGCATTTAATGGGGCTGCACATACATGGGCGAGAGGTAATTCAGTCAAAACTCGTCAAAGCGTGAAACTTGACAGAGCTTTATGTAACTCAGAGTGGGGTACTATCTTTGAAGAGGCTATGGTTCATCACCTTCCGGCTATTCAATCTGATCATTGTCCGATTCAAATTTCTTCTAATGGCTTCGCTCCTATCAACACAGTGAGACGTCCTTTTCGCTTTCAATCTTGTTGGCTTACACATGAAAATTTTCAGGAACTTTTAGATAATAATTGGCCGTCTACGAGTAACTTCCTATCTCGACTACCGGGCCTATCTCAAAAGCTTCAGAACTGGAATTCTGAGTTGTTTGGTGACATATTTAAACGGAAAAACAAGCTATTGGCTCAAATAGCAGGCTGTCAGCGTGAGCTATCTATAGCTCGTAagaataatttaattattttggaAGCTAAATTGGGCGAGGAATTAGACGATGTTCTAGCACAAGAAGAATTGTTGTGGTACCAGAAATCGAGAGTTGATTTAATTAAAGACGGAGACCGTAACACTTCCTATTTCCATAATAGTACCCTAGTTAGACGGTGGCGGAATCGAATTACTACGTTGAAGAATGGGGAAGGGGCATGGACTGATGAATAGGATGAAGTCAAAAATATAGTAGTTAATTATTTCAAACATCTTTATACGGAAGAGCAGCAAACATGAGACGAGGATAATCTTCCTTGGGATTTATTTCAAGAATTTAACAATAACGATTGGGAATGGTTAACGAGACCCTTTGATATTGCTGAAATCAAACAAGTTATTATTCATATGGGTGCACGAAATCTCCGGGTCCCGACGGTTTTCAAGCTCTCTTTTATCAAAAAAATTGGCATCTTATTTCATCTTCCCTATGTGATATGGTCATTAACGCACTCGAAGGAAAAGGTATGCCTGAAGGCCTTAATGACACGCACTTGGTACTTATTCCTAAGGTGAATACTCCTGAAACGATTATCCAATTTCGACCGATCAGTTTATGTAACGTTGCTTATAAGATTATAAGTAAGACACTTGCGAATCGGGTAAAGCGAGTCTTCGCTGGAGCTTTATTCATGGCCATTAAAATCGATCTTGAGAAGGCTTATGACCGTCTTCGTTGTTGCTTTATTCATGCGGCCCTTAAAGATATGTGCTTTCCCCAGCTCTTAGTGGATGTGATAATAGAATGTGTGTCATCTACCCGAATTCGAATATTACGGAACGGGGAGCCAATTGGACAATTTACTCCTTCGAGAGGAGTTAGACAAGGGGATTCCTTATCATCATATTTATTTGTTATGTGCTTGGAAAAACTACAACAACCTCTCGATAAAGAGGCACGCAATAATAATTGGAGACCGTTTCTACTGTGTCATAATGGCCCAAGCATCACCAACTTGTTTTTTGCGGACGATATGGTACTGTTTGCCGAGGCTACTGAGGAACAAGCCTTAGTTGTAAGCTATGtctttgataatttttgtaaagCTTCGGGAGAGAAAATAAGTGAAGCTAAGTCTCGGGTCTTCTTCTCTAGTAATACAGAACACGCCACCAAAGACGCGGTCATCAATACCCCTAATTTCGAAGAAAGTGATGATATTGGAGTTTATTTGGGAATGCCAACCATTAATGGGAGAGTTACTCGTCATACTTTCGCCCATCTGGAAGAAAAAATTAATAAGACATTGGTGGGTTGGGCTACGAAACGATAATCACTAGCTGGGCGAACCACTCTCGTTCAATCGACATTAAGCACAATTTCGAATTATAGTATGCAATCAGCAAAAATTACGCGCTCTATATGCGATAACATTGATAGAAAATCCCGCGGATTTCTTTGGGGCGGAGATGATAATAAAAAATCAATTCATCTTATTTCTTGGGAGAATATTCAAAAACCAAAATCGATTGGAGGCCTGGGAGCTAGACAGGCCAACGCGGCTTTTCTTACTAAGCTTGGATGGAGAGTATTGGCTTAACCAACAAGTTTTTGGTCACAGGTCCTTCACGCGAAGTATTGCAATGATCATTGCAATATTGATATATTCCAACCAAAGACCGACATGTCTAATGTGTGGGTAGGTATTTCGGAGCAGTCTAAAATATAGTCAGAGGCACAACAACTGCAGTCGGCAATGGAAGACGTACATCTTTTTGGAATCACACGTGGGTTGATGGTCTATGTTTGTCCGACCATATTCTAGCTTCTATTCTAGCCGAAATGCTTGAGAtaatgatgtgactcatatttgagcacatttagtcctcaaattagcctcgttcctatgctttatagtgcataattgggtcatttactatctttaatttcccattttgcatattctttgaggttttgatcccttggtaggaaaggagtgcaaaccttgcattttatggtgaaatggagctaaattgatcgcatttaatgaccaagcattaaagggaagacgatactagaaggcctatatagataataaagtagattaggcaatgatgaaaggattcatccatcctcaacaagatccccgcggattgttgacgaaagaagagaagagaagtgtctgacccaggatccgagcggattgcaagcaatccgggcgtctccctgccccacaatccgagcgtcccgtactcaagacgctcgtcttaaagccttgcaatccgagcgtctaccctaatgatccgctcggatccccttaCAAAAACTGTCGTGCCAGCTTccaagccgctcgggacgagcatatctaTGCGGGACTAGCAAAAccgagatgctcatctccttggagaggagcacttcctcaacttttcttaagagtcttaatagtcatttaagcccttagtaaccctaatctttgtacctaatctttagtacaaataccctttgtactacctagattagcatgccatcttaatgctctcttaatcaagttctaatcaattagtaatcattccttaatcttgtaatcaactct
This sequence is a window from Silene latifolia isolate original U9 population chromosome 8, ASM4854445v1, whole genome shotgun sequence. Protein-coding genes within it:
- the LOC141595430 gene encoding uncharacterized protein LOC141595430 — its product is MVWNVQGTGSKKKITTIKDVVTTYNPTVLVLVETHMGGEHAVKLGNILGYDGHSRVNAIGFSGAVYASPNPTNRRELWAELENFARHNNTLWLLVGDFNEIPFNGAAHTWARGNSVKTRQSVKLDRALCNSEWGTIFEEAMVHHLPAIQSDHCPIQISSNGFAPINTVRRPFRFQSCWLTHENFQELLDNNWPSTSNFLSRLPGLSQKLQNWNSELFGDIFKRKNKLLAQIAGCQRELSIARKNNLIILEAKLGEELDDVLAQEELLWYQKSRVDLIKDGDRNTSYFHNSTLVRRWRNRITTLKNGEGAWTDE